One stretch of Capsicum annuum cultivar UCD-10X-F1 unplaced genomic scaffold, UCD10Xv1.1 ctg73600, whole genome shotgun sequence DNA includes these proteins:
- the LOC124894395 gene encoding uncharacterized protein LOC124894395: protein MIINFPLVEALEQMPGYAKFMKDLVTKKLIVSYEPMDNVHHCGSISARSLVQKKADPGVFTIPYTIGSLDLAKALCDLGASINFMPLGVYKKLVLGDPTPINMRLVMADKSVKRPKGILYDVLVKVTSFILADFVILDCEVDFEVPIILGDLSS, encoded by the coding sequence ATGATAATTAATTTTCCATTAGTGGAAGCATTAGAGCAGATGCCcgggtatgcaaagttcatgaaagaccttgtcacaAAGAAATTGATAGTTAGTTATGAGCCAATGGACAATGTCCATCATTGTGGTTCTATCTCTGCAAGGtctttggtgcagaagaaggcagaccctGGGGTATTTACCATCCCCTACACTATTGGGTCTCTTGATTTagcaaaagctctatgtgatttgggagctagtataaacttTATGCCACTTGGTGTGTATAAGAAATTAGttttgggggatcctactcccatAAACATGAGACTAGTTATGGCAGACAAGTCTGTGAAGCGACCCAAGGGGATTCTATATGACGTATTGGTAAAAGTAACCAGTTTTATATtggctgattttgtcattcttgaTTGCGAGGTTGATTTTGaggttcccataatcttgggtgACCTTTCCTCATAA